A genomic segment from Dermacentor silvarum isolate Dsil-2018 chromosome 11, BIME_Dsil_1.4, whole genome shotgun sequence encodes:
- the LOC125941404 gene encoding uncharacterized protein LOC125941404 — translation MSTGNNIASTYPLTTAANFDSSDQSLLPHDIQHSVAQKWFKHNVIKCFHLNVRSIGNKRNDFQILLDSFGFTFDAVMISETWLDGDDSFQVPHYKTFAVSRVGRRGGGVCILINERIESEAIQEFCLCSTDVEVVSIIAGNNTILSTFYRPPSGDICAFLEFFKSYLTFLVMHKYDAIISGDFNIDMLTSSSNSVSFDVLLRSYGLTITTKTPTRITPTSETLLDLFITNIDESNGHSAVTCCDLSDHLGICLFCQKAVPKQVSRTKELYQPVTTGALDRFRVVISNTDWSRIHKESDANTAYQLFLDTFCIIYEKHFPFKEKKNP, via the coding sequence ATGAGTACTGGTAATAACATTGCCTCAACCTATCCACTTACGACTGCTGCAAATTTCGATTCTTCTGACCAATCCCTGCTTCCTCATGACATACAACACAGTGTTGCTCAAAAGTGGTTTAAACACAACGTAATAAAGTGCTTTCATCTAAATGTTCGCTCGATAGGCAACAAAAGAAATGACTTTCAGATACTCCTTGATAGCTTCGGATTTACATTTGATGCTGTAATGATATCGGAAACATGGCTTGATGGTGACGATAGCTTTCAGGTACCCCATTACAAAACATTTGCTGTCAGCCGCGTTGGCCGTCGAGGTGGGGGCGTGTGTATTCTAATTAATGAAAGAATTGAGTCTGAAGCTATACAAGAATTCTGCCTCTGCTCTACTGATGTGGAAGTTGTGTCAATAATTGCAGGGAACAATACAATACTATCAACGTTTTATAGACCGCCAAGTGGTGACATATGTGCCTTCCTTGAATTTTTCAAATCGTACCTCACATTTCTTGTTATGCATAAGTATGATGCTATAATCAGTGGAGACTTTAATATTGATATGCTCACCTCGTCTTCTAACAGTGTTAGTTTCGATGTGCTTCTACGCTCATACGGATTGACTATTACAACTAAAACACCTACCCGTATCACACCGACCTCTGAAACACTCTTGGACCTATTTATCACTAACATTGACGAGTCAAACGGACATTCAGCAGTTACGTGCTGTGATTTAAGTGATCACTTGGGCATATGCCTTTTCTGCCAGAAAGCAGTCCCCAAACAAGTATCTCGAACTAAGGAACTTTATCAGCCCGTAACCACCGGTGCACTGGACAGATTCCGCGTTGTCATATCAAATACAGATTGGAGTCGTATACATAAAGAAAGTGATGCGAACACCGCGTATCAACTGTTCTTAGATACATTTTGTATAATATACGAAAAACACTTTccttttaaagaaaaaaagaatccaTAA